The nucleotide sequence ATTGCGTTCATGCTTGCTCCGGGCCCGTGCTCAGAAATACCCTTCTTTCTTGCGGCGTTCCATGGACGCCTCGGAGGTCTGGTCGTCCATGCGCGTGGCGCCGCGCTCCGTGATGTCGCTCAGCGCGGTCTCGGCGATGATGGCCTGGTTGTCGGCGGCATCGGATGCCACCGGGCAGGTGCAGGAAATATCGCCCACCGTGCGGAAACGCACCGACAGGGTTTCCACCTGCTCGTCCGCCTGGGGCGGCGTCAGCGGCGTGACCGGCACCAGCAGGCCGCGGCGACGCACCACCGGACGGCGGTGGGCGTAATAGATGGACGGCAGCGCCAGGTTCTCGCGCGCGATGTACTGCCAGACGTCCAGCTCCGTCCAGTTGGAGATGGGGAACACGCGCATGTTCTCGCCGCGATGCACCCGGGTGTTGTACAAGCTCCAGACCTCCGGACGCTGGCTCTTGGGATCCCACTGGCCGAACTCGTCGCGGAAGGAAAAAATGCGCTCCTTCGCGCGCGCCTTCTCTTCGTCGCGCCGCGCGCCGCCGATGCAGGCGTCGAAACCGAATTCGGCGATGGCCTCCAGCAGCGTGACGGCCTGCGCGGCATTGCGCGAATCCGTCTCCTTGCGCAGCACCACCGAGCCGCGCCGGATGGAGTCCTCCACGCTGCGCACGATCAGGGTCTCGCCCAGCTCGGCGGCGCGGGCGTCGCGGAACTGGATGACCTCCGGGAAGTTGTGGCCGGTGTCGATGTGCATCAACGGAAACGGAAAACGCGCCGGACGGAAGGCCTTTTCCGCCAGCCGCAGCAGCACGCAGGAATCCTTGCCGCCTGAAAACAGCAGGACGGGCTTCTCGCATTCGGCCGCGACCTCGCGCAGGATGAAGATGGCTTCGGACTCCAGCCAATCCAGGTGGCTGCGGGTATGAACGGTGGACATGGGCGATTCTCGATTGCTTCGGGGTGGAACGGCGCGTCAGACCTTGGCGGCGGAGGCATGCACGGCCGCGCCGCCGGCGCGATTGCCGGCATGCAGGCCGCATTCCTTGCTGTCGGAGGATTCCCACCACCAGCGTCCCGCGCGCACGTCCTCGCCGGGACGGATGGCGCGCGTACAGGGCTCGCAGCCGATGGACGGATAACCGCGGTCATGCAGCGGGTTGTACGGAATGTCCAGGGCGCGGATGGCGTTCCAGACATCGTCCTCGCTCCACGCCGCCAAGGGGTTGAACTTGTAGAGCGGCCGGCCGGGCTGGCCGAACACCGTGTCCTGCTCGGCCTCCGGCAGGGCGCCGCGCGTGCTTGCCTGCGCGCGCCGCTGCCCGGTGATCCATGCGCCGCGTCCGGCCAGGGCCCGGGTCAGCGGCTCGACCTTGCGGATATGGCAGCAGGCCTGCCGCAGATCGCGGCTTTCGTAGAAGGCGAAGGCGCCGTGCGCCGCGACGTGGGCGTCCACTGCTTCCTGGCGCGGCCGGTACACCGTCGGACGGCGGCCGTAGCGGCGCTCGATGACATCCAGCATGCCCAGGGTCTCCGCGTGCAGCCTGCCGGTGTCCAGGGTGAAGATTTCGATATCGATCCCGCCGGTGTGGATGGCATGCGTCAGGACCATGTCCTCGGCCGCCAGCGACGAGGCCAGGGCCGCGTCTGGATAGCGCGCCGCGATGTCCGCCAGGCGCTGCAACAGGTCGGACCAGCGCGTGGCGATGGGGGCGGGGATGCGGGCAGCCGGGGCGGACATGGTCGATACGGGCATGATGGGCAAGGCAAGGAAATGCGATAGCGGTCAAGCCGCCGGAAAGATGCGGCCGCGGCGCGGGCGGGCAAGCAGCATCGCGCCTTCGCGCAGCGCCAGGCTGTGGTATTCCTCTTCAGGCAATTGCGCTTCGAGCAGGGCGCCGTCTTCGCGCTGCAGCTCCAGGAAGGCGCTGGGCCCGGCCAGGTAGGCGTGATTGAGCCTGACCGCGATACCCTCGCCGGACGGCGCGTACGGGACCACGTCCAGTTCGTGCGGCCGCACGTAGGCGACCGCGCGCTGTTCGTCCAGCCCGTCGAATGTCGGGGCCGGCAGCGAGATACCGCTCAGGCGCCACTGGCCGCCCCCGGCATGGCCTTCGATCTGGTTGACGTCGCCCAGGAAGCCGTAGACGAAAGGCGTGGCCGGATGCGACCAGACTTCCCGCGGGGTGCCGACCTGTTCGATACGGCCGGCGTTCATGACGACGACGCGATCCGCCACTTCCAGGGCTTCTTCCTGGTCATGCGTCACGAACACGCTGGCCACGTGCAACTCGTCGTGCAGGCGGCGCAGCCAGCGCCGCAACTCCTTGCGTACCTTGGCGTCCAGGGCGCCGAAGGGCTCGTCCAGCAGCAGTACCCGGGGCTCCACCGCCAGGGCGCGTGCCAGCGCGATGCGCTGGCGCTGTCCGCCCGACAGTTGCGCCGGATAACGGTCGGCCAGCCAGTCCAGTTGCACCAGGTTCAGCAGCGCATGGACTTTTTCGCGGATGGCCGTCTCGCCGGGCCGCTGGCCACGCGGCTTGATACGCAGGCCGAAGGCCACGTTCTCGAACACCGTCATGTGGCGGAACAAGGCGTAATGCTGGAAGACGAAGCCGACCTGGCGTTCGCGCACGTGCACGCCGGTACTGTCTTCGCCGAAGAAATAGATATTGCCGCTGTCGGGCGTCTCCAGGCCGGCGATGATGCGCAGCAAGGTCGTCTTGCCGCAGCCCGAGGGGCCCAGCAGCGCCACCAGCTCGCCGGAGTCGATATGCAGATTGACGTCGCGCAGCGCCTGGAAGGCGCCGAAACGCTTGTTGACCGATTTGATCTCGATATCCATGTGTCTTTTTCCTAGTCCGTGCCGGGCTCAGGCGCCCGCGGCGCCCGAGGCGGCCGGGATCGCGTGGGACGTCCCCGGGCGGGCCGGCGCCTGCGCGCCGGCCTGGCGCAGCCGGGCCCGCGCGTGGCGCCATTGCACCATGGTTTTGATCGCCAGCGTGACCAGCGCAAGGACGGCCAGCAGCGAGGCGACGGCGAACCCCGCCTGGATCTGGTATTCGTTGTACAGGATCTCTACCTGCAAGGGGATGGTGTTGGTCAGGCCGCGGATATGCCCGGATATCACCGAGACGGCGCCGAACTCGCCCATGGCGCGCGCGTTGCACAGGATCACGCCATACAGCAGCCCCCAGCGGATATTGGGCAGCGTGACGTGCCGGAACACCTGCCAGCCGCGCGCGCCCAGCACGACGGCGGCCTCTTCCTCTTCGCTGCCCTGGGCTTCCATCAGCGGGATCAGCTCCCGCGCCACCAGGGGCAGCGTGACGAAGGTGGTGACCAGCACGATGCCCGGCACGGCAAAGGCGATTTTCAGATCGTGCGCCATCAGCCACGGCCCTATCCAGCCCTGCGCGCCGACCACCAGCATGTAGGAAAGGCCCGCCACCACGGGCGATACGGAGAACGGCAGGTCGATCAGGGTGACCAGCACGGATTTGCCGCGGAACCGGTGCTTGGCGATGGCCCACGCCGCCACGACGCCGAAGGCCATGTTCATGGGCACGCAGATGGCCGCCGTCAGCAAGGTCAGCAGGATGGCGGACCAGGAGTCGGGCTCCACCAGCGCGGCGACATAGGCGCCATAGCCCTTGCGCAGCGCTTCGGTGAAGACGGCGCACAAGGGCAGCACCAGGAAGAGCGCCAGGAAAACCGCCGCCGCCGCGATCAGCGCCACGCGGCCGATACGCCCCTGTCGCGTAGCAGGCAAGGCCGGCCGCCGCGCCGTCATGGCCGGGCTCCTTCGGCGTCACGGCCGGCCAGCCGCCCGCGCCAGGCCTGCAGGCCGTTGATCGCCAGCAGCATCGCGAACGACAGACCCAGCAGCACCGCGCCGATGGCGGCG is from Bordetella bronchialis and encodes:
- a CDS encoding phosphoadenylyl-sulfate reductase, which gives rise to MSAPAARIPAPIATRWSDLLQRLADIAARYPDAALASSLAAEDMVLTHAIHTGGIDIEIFTLDTGRLHAETLGMLDVIERRYGRRPTVYRPRQEAVDAHVAAHGAFAFYESRDLRQACCHIRKVEPLTRALAGRGAWITGQRRAQASTRGALPEAEQDTVFGQPGRPLYKFNPLAAWSEDDVWNAIRALDIPYNPLHDRGYPSIGCEPCTRAIRPGEDVRAGRWWWESSDSKECGLHAGNRAGGAAVHASAAKV
- a CDS encoding sulfate/molybdate ABC transporter ATP-binding protein yields the protein MDIEIKSVNKRFGAFQALRDVNLHIDSGELVALLGPSGCGKTTLLRIIAGLETPDSGNIYFFGEDSTGVHVRERQVGFVFQHYALFRHMTVFENVAFGLRIKPRGQRPGETAIREKVHALLNLVQLDWLADRYPAQLSGGQRQRIALARALAVEPRVLLLDEPFGALDAKVRKELRRWLRRLHDELHVASVFVTHDQEEALEVADRVVVMNAGRIEQVGTPREVWSHPATPFVYGFLGDVNQIEGHAGGGQWRLSGISLPAPTFDGLDEQRAVAYVRPHELDVVPYAPSGEGIAVRLNHAYLAGPSAFLELQREDGALLEAQLPEEEYHSLALREGAMLLARPRRGRIFPAA
- the cysD gene encoding sulfate adenylyltransferase subunit CysD, with protein sequence MSTVHTRSHLDWLESEAIFILREVAAECEKPVLLFSGGKDSCVLLRLAEKAFRPARFPFPLMHIDTGHNFPEVIQFRDARAAELGETLIVRSVEDSIRRGSVVLRKETDSRNAAQAVTLLEAIAEFGFDACIGGARRDEEKARAKERIFSFRDEFGQWDPKSQRPEVWSLYNTRVHRGENMRVFPISNWTELDVWQYIARENLALPSIYYAHRRPVVRRRGLLVPVTPLTPPQADEQVETLSVRFRTVGDISCTCPVASDAADNQAIIAETALSDITERGATRMDDQTSEASMERRKKEGYF
- the cysW gene encoding sulfate ABC transporter permease subunit CysW; protein product: MTARRPALPATRQGRIGRVALIAAAAVFLALFLVLPLCAVFTEALRKGYGAYVAALVEPDSWSAILLTLLTAAICVPMNMAFGVVAAWAIAKHRFRGKSVLVTLIDLPFSVSPVVAGLSYMLVVGAQGWIGPWLMAHDLKIAFAVPGIVLVTTFVTLPLVARELIPLMEAQGSEEEEAAVVLGARGWQVFRHVTLPNIRWGLLYGVILCNARAMGEFGAVSVISGHIRGLTNTIPLQVEILYNEYQIQAGFAVASLLAVLALVTLAIKTMVQWRHARARLRQAGAQAPARPGTSHAIPAASGAAGA